One Devosia lacusdianchii genomic window carries:
- a CDS encoding helix-turn-helix domain-containing protein, which yields MDALIAAAAWALATGDVLGALKRVALRDDPPALALRGIAMAQLGDLTRAKALLKSAARGFGPREAVARARCIVAEAEIALVSRDLGWPEKDLATARTTLEARGDRVNATHALHLEVRRLLLLGHLDEAERRLALPTPTPTPLPPALRTARELALAGIAMRRPQAGIARIALARARIAAQETGITALVAEVESASTLLNSPAARLIAGNEERLLLLDDVERIHASAALVVDANRNLVRRGEVLIPLATRPVLFALMRTMAEAWPADVTRDLLLARAFGARHVDESHRARLRVEIGRLRAMLRPLAGISATERGFALKPRNTHEIVVLAPPVEERHAAILALLADGEAWSSSSLAIALGTSARTVQRALDDLATAGKAQSFGQGRARRWIVPSVPGFPTILLLPGPLPGS from the coding sequence ATGGACGCCCTGATCGCCGCCGCCGCATGGGCTCTCGCGACCGGTGACGTCCTGGGTGCCCTCAAGCGCGTCGCGCTGAGGGACGACCCGCCAGCTTTGGCCCTGCGCGGCATCGCCATGGCGCAACTCGGCGATCTCACCCGCGCCAAAGCCCTGCTCAAGAGCGCAGCCCGCGGCTTCGGTCCGCGCGAGGCCGTCGCCCGCGCCCGATGCATCGTGGCCGAAGCCGAAATCGCCCTGGTCTCGCGCGATTTAGGGTGGCCTGAAAAGGATCTGGCTACCGCGCGTACGACGCTGGAGGCGCGCGGCGATCGTGTGAACGCCACCCATGCCCTCCATCTCGAAGTACGGCGCCTGTTGCTGCTCGGCCATCTTGACGAGGCCGAGCGCAGGCTCGCTCTCCCCACGCCCACGCCCACGCCATTGCCCCCAGCGCTGCGGACGGCGCGGGAACTGGCCCTTGCCGGCATCGCCATGCGCCGTCCGCAGGCCGGAATAGCGCGCATCGCCCTCGCCCGCGCCCGCATCGCGGCCCAGGAAACCGGCATCACTGCTCTCGTTGCGGAGGTCGAAAGCGCATCGACCCTGCTGAATAGCCCCGCAGCACGGCTGATCGCCGGCAACGAAGAGCGCCTGCTTCTCCTCGACGACGTCGAGCGCATTCACGCTTCCGCGGCCCTCGTGGTCGATGCAAACCGCAATCTGGTGCGCAGAGGCGAGGTCCTGATCCCGCTGGCGACCCGCCCCGTCCTCTTTGCGCTGATGCGGACCATGGCCGAAGCCTGGCCCGCCGACGTCACACGGGATCTGCTTCTCGCCCGCGCCTTCGGCGCCCGCCATGTCGACGAATCCCATCGCGCCCGGTTGCGGGTCGAGATCGGACGCCTGCGGGCCATGCTGCGCCCTTTGGCCGGCATATCCGCCACCGAGCGCGGCTTCGCGCTCAAGCCCCGCAATACCCACGAGATTGTCGTGCTTGCACCACCAGTCGAAGAGCGGCATGCCGCGATCCTGGCCCTGCTTGCCGATGGCGAAGCGTGGTCGAGTTCGTCCCTGGCCATAGCGCTTGGCACCAGCGCCCGCACCGTCCAGCGCGCCCTCGATGACCTCGCGACCGCCGGCAAGGCACAGTCCTTCGGACAGGGCCGCGCACGCCGCTGGATAGTCCCGTCCGTCCCCGGCTTCCCGACAATCTTGTTACTCCCGGGCCCCCTTCCCGGCAGCTAG
- a CDS encoding DUF2442 domain-containing protein, with protein sequence MDSPSRLKLTSIRAIVPFRLVVTFSDGSSGTFDAAPMIGERGEGTEPLRDRRFFGTVELKNGVPTWPNHFDISPGWLREEMQKRGELQLPLPVRRRR encoded by the coding sequence ATGGATAGCCCTAGCCGCCTCAAGCTCACCAGCATCCGGGCCATCGTGCCATTCAGGCTGGTGGTGACTTTTTCCGATGGGTCGTCCGGCACGTTCGACGCGGCCCCGATGATCGGGGAGCGTGGCGAGGGCACCGAACCGTTGCGCGACCGGCGCTTCTTTGGCACGGTCGAATTGAAGAACGGCGTGCCGACCTGGCCGAACCACTTCGATATCTCGCCAGGCTGGCTGCGCGAGGAAATGCAAAAGCGCGGCGAACTACAATTGCCGCTGCCGGTGCGCCGCAGGCGCTGA
- a CDS encoding tellurite resistance TerB family protein, producing the protein MFNIDQIVKALQTDKNTQRTAMTGAAGLAAGMLLSGGGLGKLAGNAVKIGAVAAVGGLAYSAWQNYQKNQQPGSQAPVPVQDAFIPPAGDTRGQEELGKSLVRAMIAAAKADGKIDAEEKEAIFGKLETMNLSSEEKAWVFDELSSPLDINAVVARADTPEHATEIYAASLVAITADTASERAYLDALASKLKLDPALVSEIHKAAGEKAPEPAPAPASPFAYTPSGSNV; encoded by the coding sequence ATGTTCAATATCGATCAGATCGTCAAAGCCCTTCAGACCGACAAGAATACCCAGCGCACCGCCATGACCGGCGCTGCGGGCCTGGCCGCCGGCATGCTGCTCAGCGGTGGTGGCCTCGGTAAGCTTGCCGGCAATGCCGTCAAGATCGGCGCCGTGGCGGCCGTGGGCGGTCTCGCCTACAGCGCCTGGCAGAATTACCAGAAGAACCAGCAGCCCGGCAGCCAGGCTCCTGTACCGGTACAGGACGCGTTTATTCCGCCCGCTGGCGATACCCGCGGCCAGGAAGAGCTGGGCAAATCGCTGGTACGCGCCATGATCGCCGCTGCCAAGGCCGACGGCAAGATCGACGCCGAAGAGAAGGAAGCCATCTTCGGCAAGCTCGAGACCATGAACCTGTCGTCCGAGGAAAAGGCCTGGGTTTTCGACGAGCTTTCGAGCCCGCTCGATATCAACGCCGTCGTTGCCCGCGCCGACACGCCCGAGCATGCCACCGAAATCTACGCGGCCTCGCTGGTCGCCATCACGGCCGACACGGCCTCGGAGCGCGCCTATCTCGACGCACTCGCCTCCAAGCTGAAGCTCGACCCGGCTTTGGTGAGCGAAATCCACAAGGCCGCCGGCGAGAAGGCCCCCGAACCAGCCCCGGCGCCCGCCTCGCCCTTTGCCTATACTCCCTCAGGCAGCAACGTCTGA
- a CDS encoding SRPBCC family protein, which produces MPDILHRVGIKSPSTESTYTALSTIKGLSEWWTNDTKGNSAVGGEMQFRFGPAGGFDMKVLELDRDERVLWQVVDGPAEWIGTRVGFELKQEGDYAIVLLKHMGWREPVEFMHHCSTKWATFLMSLKELIETGKGKPHPDDVLIDNWN; this is translated from the coding sequence ATGCCGGACATTCTACACAGAGTCGGAATCAAGTCGCCGTCCACCGAGAGCACCTACACCGCTCTCAGCACCATCAAGGGACTTTCTGAGTGGTGGACAAATGACACTAAGGGAAACAGCGCCGTCGGCGGCGAGATGCAGTTCCGCTTTGGCCCCGCCGGCGGTTTCGACATGAAGGTGCTCGAACTCGATCGCGACGAACGCGTGTTGTGGCAAGTCGTCGATGGCCCTGCCGAGTGGATCGGCACCCGGGTCGGCTTCGAGCTGAAGCAGGAGGGCGACTACGCCATCGTTCTGCTCAAGCACATGGGCTGGAGGGAGCCGGTGGAGTTCATGCACCACTGCAGCACCAAGTGGGCCACTTTCCTGATGAGCCTCAAGGAGCTGATCGAAACGGGAAAGGGCAAACCGCATCCCGACGACGTGCTCATCGACAACTGGAACTAG
- a CDS encoding HlyU family transcriptional regulator — MSFLKKLFGGGSAASEPAGDKVLGEESYKGFLIKAVEMKAGSELQLAGTIEKDIGGELKTYRFVRADRMSSREDLTAIALSKGRQIIDEQGEHIFR; from the coding sequence ATGTCGTTTTTGAAGAAGCTTTTTGGTGGTGGCTCGGCTGCCAGCGAACCGGCCGGCGACAAGGTGCTCGGCGAAGAGAGCTATAAGGGCTTCTTGATCAAGGCCGTCGAGATGAAGGCGGGCAGCGAGCTGCAGTTGGCCGGCACGATCGAGAAGGATATCGGCGGCGAGCTCAAGACTTACCGCTTCGTGCGTGCTGACAGGATGAGTTCGCGCGAGGATTTGACCGCCATCGCGCTGTCCAAAGGGCGGCAGATCATCGATGAGCAGGGCGAGCACATCTTCCGCTAG
- a CDS encoding TIGR00645 family protein, translated as MKRLEIFVESIILASRWLLVVFYIGLGVALALYAVTFGIKLWDFATHMMGMDETETILKVLGLIDAALIASLVVMVIISGYENFVSRFDNEGEVHWLGQIDAGSLKIKVASTIVAISSIHLLQIFLNVPEYTDNQIMWFTILHVTFILSALFLALIDRISKKPGKGNDPDI; from the coding sequence ATGAAGCGGCTGGAAATCTTCGTCGAGAGCATCATCCTGGCATCGCGCTGGCTGCTGGTGGTGTTCTATATCGGCCTCGGCGTGGCGCTGGCGCTCTATGCCGTCACCTTCGGCATCAAGCTCTGGGATTTCGCTACCCACATGATGGGGATGGACGAGACCGAGACCATCCTCAAGGTTCTCGGCCTGATAGACGCCGCGCTCATCGCCAGCCTCGTCGTCATGGTCATCATCTCGGGTTACGAAAATTTCGTTTCGCGCTTCGACAACGAGGGCGAAGTCCATTGGCTGGGCCAGATCGACGCCGGCTCGCTGAAGATCAAGGTGGCCTCGACCATCGTAGCGATATCCTCGATCCACCTGCTGCAGATCTTCCTCAACGTGCCCGAATATACCGACAACCAGATCATGTGGTTCACCATCCTCCACGTGACCTTCATCTTGTCGGCGCTGTTCCTGGCCCTGATCGACCGAATTTCCAAGAAACCGGGCAAGGGAAACGACCCCGACATCTGA
- a CDS encoding DUF4189 domain-containing protein yields MKSVVAAVVLLALTNGAQAQQWGAIAYSQSTGASGSSYGWEYQSDAEATAYEGCADYANDCEIAVYFESACGALAVGSNGGWGADWGYDEYSASSSAVGLCSDYDDGCEVHTWQCSY; encoded by the coding sequence ATGAAGTCCGTTGTTGCCGCCGTTGTCCTATTGGCGTTGACGAATGGCGCGCAGGCCCAGCAATGGGGCGCGATCGCCTATTCGCAATCGACCGGCGCTAGTGGCTCCAGTTATGGCTGGGAGTATCAAAGCGATGCTGAGGCGACCGCGTATGAGGGATGCGCGGACTATGCCAATGATTGCGAGATCGCGGTTTACTTCGAAAGCGCGTGTGGTGCTCTGGCCGTTGGCTCCAATGGCGGGTGGGGGGCAGATTGGGGCTATGACGAGTATAGCGCCAGCAGCTCGGCAGTGGGCCTGTGTAGCGATTACGACGACGGCTGCGAGGTTCATACCTGGCAGTGCAGCTACTAG
- a CDS encoding DUF4424 family protein gives MKPWLSALLILLGSTPAFANGAMASFPAGGVEFKDSADISIAREDLRLGPGEVRVQYRFVSTAAEPQTVTIGFPLPRVPSSPDTPDSVGAVEGSGGDMRNYLGFGVSVDERPLIPILHEFAWLGEKDVTATILAAGLPLISDYETWQVQSAKLSLEEATALVAAGLVYGKPGGYLDPLWDYQAIYEWSQEFTPGETEVDIRYKPLMGWPGDFGSTYEVGEHADSACVDDALRAEIAAREADGHYYQVAQLDYITQTAKHWHGPIGEFNLTIDASQPENWAASDSGVLFASCPVAPTQLGEHEWGFTAKDYVPDRDVRVFFYFFD, from the coding sequence ATGAAGCCATGGCTTTCTGCGCTGCTGATATTGCTGGGATCGACGCCCGCCTTTGCCAATGGCGCCATGGCGAGCTTTCCCGCCGGCGGCGTCGAGTTCAAGGACAGCGCCGATATCTCCATCGCCCGGGAGGATTTGCGTCTCGGCCCGGGTGAGGTCCGGGTTCAGTACAGGTTCGTTTCGACAGCTGCTGAACCGCAAACTGTCACCATCGGTTTCCCCCTGCCGCGCGTGCCCAGCTCGCCCGATACGCCTGACTCCGTTGGAGCCGTCGAGGGCAGTGGCGGCGACATGCGCAACTATCTGGGTTTCGGCGTGTCGGTTGACGAGCGCCCGCTGATCCCGATCCTGCATGAATTTGCCTGGCTGGGCGAAAAGGACGTGACCGCTACGATATTGGCGGCTGGCCTGCCGCTGATCAGCGACTATGAGACCTGGCAGGTCCAATCAGCAAAGCTCAGCCTGGAGGAGGCCACTGCGCTGGTGGCGGCGGGTCTGGTCTATGGCAAGCCGGGTGGCTATCTCGATCCTCTGTGGGACTACCAAGCGATCTATGAATGGAGCCAGGAGTTTACCCCTGGCGAGACCGAGGTGGATATCCGCTATAAGCCGCTGATGGGGTGGCCGGGGGATTTTGGCAGCACCTACGAGGTGGGCGAACACGCCGATAGTGCCTGTGTCGACGATGCGCTGCGGGCCGAAATCGCGGCGCGAGAGGCCGATGGGCACTATTATCAGGTGGCCCAGCTCGACTACATCACCCAAACGGCCAAGCATTGGCACGGGCCGATCGGCGAGTTCAACCTGACCATCGATGCCAGCCAACCCGAAAACTGGGCCGCCAGCGACAGCGGTGTGCTGTTCGCGTCCTGCCCGGTCGCCCCCACCCAGCTCGGTGAGCATGAATGGGGGTTCACGGCAAAGGACTATGTTCCCGACCGAGACGTGCGGGTGTTCTTCTACTTTTTCGACTAG
- a CDS encoding PQQ-like beta-propeller repeat protein, translating into MKINTADVLREYGPYPGADSVHGVTFDGHDVWFASGDRINAFDPDTGEPVRSLDTAAYAGTAFDGKHIFQIAEGVINKLDPATGSVLATIPAPGAGGDSGLAWAEGTLWVGQYQARKIHQIDPETGVILRTIESNRFVTGVTWVDGELWHATSEAETSEVRHVDSQTGKVLETLQMPAGIGVSGLESDGGDRFFCGWGGTGKVLAIRRPKAGTAS; encoded by the coding sequence ATGAAGATCAACACCGCCGACGTCCTGCGCGAATACGGTCCCTATCCCGGCGCTGATAGCGTGCATGGCGTGACCTTCGATGGCCACGACGTCTGGTTCGCCTCCGGAGACCGGATCAACGCCTTCGACCCCGATACCGGCGAGCCGGTGCGCTCGCTCGACACCGCCGCCTATGCGGGCACCGCCTTTGATGGCAAGCACATCTTCCAGATCGCCGAGGGCGTGATCAACAAACTCGACCCCGCTACTGGCAGCGTGCTTGCCACCATTCCGGCGCCCGGCGCCGGCGGCGATTCCGGGCTGGCCTGGGCCGAGGGCACGCTCTGGGTTGGTCAATACCAGGCCCGCAAAATCCATCAGATCGATCCGGAGACCGGCGTCATCCTGCGCACCATCGAGTCGAACCGCTTCGTCACCGGTGTCACCTGGGTCGATGGCGAACTCTGGCACGCCACCTCCGAGGCGGAAACCAGCGAGGTTCGCCACGTCGACAGCCAGACCGGAAAAGTACTTGAAACGCTCCAGATGCCTGCGGGAATTGGCGTTTCGGGCCTCGAATCCGATGGCGGTGACCGCTTCTTCTGCGGATGGGGCGGCACCGGCAAAGTCCTGGCCATCCGGCGTCCTAAGGCCGGAACGGCATCTTAG
- a CDS encoding LLM class flavin-dependent oxidoreductase, translated as MELGLYSFAENTPDPLNGDRLQSPADRLKDLLEEIELADQLGLAFYGLGEHHRPDFVASAPVTILAAAAARTKNIRLSTAVTVLSSDDPVRVHQQFATLDLLSNGRAEIMAGRGSFVESFPLFGLDLNDYDSLFEEKLEMLLKIREGGKVAWPGSSHTKPIPGIEIYPKPVQDPLPVWIAVGGTPNSVARAAYYGLPLMIAIIGGQPRQFAPLVDFYRETAEKVGRDPKSLPVGICSHGFIAADGQDARDIAFPAHSAAMSRIGKERGWPPTTRAQFDASATPNGAYFMGSPQEVIDKILMQHEWFKHDRFGLQLSVGTLPHDKVMKAIELYGTVVKPAVDKALA; from the coding sequence ATGGAACTCGGACTTTACTCTTTCGCCGAAAACACCCCCGATCCGCTAAACGGCGACCGGCTGCAGAGCCCCGCCGATAGGCTCAAGGATTTGCTCGAGGAAATCGAGCTGGCCGATCAGCTCGGCCTGGCATTCTATGGCCTGGGCGAGCACCACCGCCCCGATTTCGTGGCCTCGGCGCCTGTGACCATTCTCGCTGCCGCCGCCGCGCGCACCAAGAATATCCGCCTGTCGACCGCGGTGACGGTCCTGAGCTCTGACGACCCGGTCCGCGTCCACCAGCAATTCGCCACCCTTGACCTGCTCAGCAATGGCCGCGCCGAGATCATGGCCGGCCGCGGTTCCTTCGTCGAAAGCTTCCCGCTCTTCGGCCTCGACCTCAACGACTACGACAGCCTGTTCGAGGAGAAGCTCGAAATGCTGCTGAAAATCCGCGAGGGCGGCAAGGTCGCCTGGCCGGGCAGCAGCCATACCAAACCCATTCCCGGCATCGAAATCTACCCCAAGCCGGTGCAAGACCCGCTACCCGTCTGGATCGCCGTCGGTGGCACGCCCAATTCGGTCGCCCGCGCCGCCTATTACGGCCTCCCCCTGATGATTGCCATCATCGGCGGCCAACCCCGCCAGTTCGCACCCCTGGTCGACTTCTACCGCGAAACCGCCGAAAAGGTCGGCCGCGATCCAAAGTCCCTGCCGGTCGGCATTTGCTCGCATGGTTTCATCGCTGCCGACGGCCAGGACGCCCGCGACATCGCCTTCCCGGCCCACAGCGCCGCCATGAGCCGCATCGGCAAGGAGCGCGGCTGGCCGCCAACCACTCGCGCCCAGTTCGATGCCAGCGCGACGCCCAACGGCGCCTACTTCATGGGCTCGCCGCAGGAGGTGATCGACAAGATCCTGATGCAGCACGAATGGTTCAAGCACGACCGCTTCGGCCTGCAACTGAGCGTCGGCACCCTGCCCCACGACAAGGTCATGAAAGCCATCGAGCTCTACGGCACGGTGGTGAAGCCGGCGGTGGACAAGGCCCTGGCCTAG